One window from the genome of Rhodovastum atsumiense encodes:
- a CDS encoding P22 phage major capsid protein family protein has protein sequence MANTLTNLIPTIYEAIDIVSREMVGFIPAVTRNASAERAALNQTILVPITQAQTAADNTPAVTPPNTGDQTVGNVAMTISRSKHVPIRWNGEERVGLQSAGTYQTIIGQQFQQAFRTLVNMIEADLWAAAYQGASRAYGTAGTTPFGTSGDLSDIAQVRRILDDNGAPQTDLQLVLGSAAVANLRGRQSLLLKVNEAGSAGLLRRGSISEMPLEGFELHNSYAIQTVTKGTGASYVTSGATAPGVSSVALVTGSGTVLAGDIVTFAADTANKYVVNSGVAAPGTITLGAPGAMVTIPTGNALTVGGNYTPNVAFSRSAIQLIARMPARPEGGDMAEDVMTVTDPVSGLSFEISEYKQFRQTAYHVAIAWGVANTKPAHTAILIG, from the coding sequence TTGGCCAACACCCTGACCAACCTGATCCCGACCATCTACGAGGCGATCGATATCGTCTCCCGTGAGATGGTCGGGTTCATCCCCGCCGTCACCCGCAACGCCTCGGCCGAGCGTGCGGCGCTGAACCAGACGATCCTGGTGCCCATCACCCAGGCGCAGACCGCGGCGGACAACACCCCGGCCGTGACGCCGCCGAACACCGGCGACCAGACGGTCGGCAACGTCGCCATGACCATCAGCCGGTCCAAGCACGTGCCGATCCGCTGGAACGGCGAGGAACGCGTCGGCCTGCAGTCCGCCGGCACCTACCAGACCATCATCGGTCAGCAGTTCCAGCAGGCGTTCCGCACGCTGGTCAACATGATCGAGGCCGACCTGTGGGCGGCGGCCTACCAGGGCGCGTCCCGTGCCTATGGCACCGCCGGCACCACGCCGTTCGGCACCAGCGGCGACCTGTCCGATATCGCCCAGGTGCGCCGCATCCTGGATGACAACGGCGCGCCGCAGACCGACCTGCAGCTCGTGCTCGGCTCGGCCGCGGTCGCCAACCTGCGCGGCAGGCAGAGCCTGCTGCTGAAGGTCAACGAAGCCGGAAGTGCCGGCCTGCTGCGGCGCGGCTCGATCTCGGAAATGCCCCTGGAAGGCTTCGAGCTGCACAATAGCTACGCCATCCAGACCGTCACCAAGGGCACCGGCGCGAGCTACGTCACCTCGGGCGCGACGGCGCCGGGCGTGAGCAGCGTCGCCCTGGTCACCGGCTCCGGCACCGTGCTGGCCGGCGACATCGTCACCTTCGCGGCCGACACCGCGAACAAATACGTGGTCAACTCCGGTGTCGCCGCGCCGGGGACGATCACCCTCGGCGCCCCGGGTGCGATGGTCACCATCCCGACCGGCAACGCCCTGACGGTCGGCGGCAACTACACGCCGAACGTAGCCTTCAGCCGATCGGCCATCCAGCTCATCGCCCGCATGCCGGCGCGGCCGGAGGGCGGGGACATGGCCGAGGACGTGATGACGGTGACCGATCCCGTGTCGGGCCTGTCGTTCGAAATCAGCGAATACAAGCAGTTCCGGCAGACCGCCTATCACGTCGCCATCGCCTGGGGCGTGGCGAACACGAAGCCGGCCCACACCGCCATCCTGATCGGGTGA
- a CDS encoding DUF6651 domain-containing protein: MKLKLTADGHAVVQDGKPVYVADDGKEIAFDYTATLATISRLNGEAKGHRERAEAAEGKLKLFEGIEDPEAARKALGTVANLDAKKLIDAGEAERVRTEAIKAVEDKYRPIVKERDGLQAALVDEKIGGAFSRSKFIADRLAIPGDLARAAFGSAFALEDGKIVAKDRAGNRIYSRARPGEVADFDEALESLVDAYPHRDSILKGTGASGSGAAGSGGTGGAGRRTITRAQFDALEPAAKISAAKDCAIVD, from the coding sequence ATGAAGCTGAAGCTGACCGCGGACGGTCACGCCGTCGTGCAGGACGGAAAGCCCGTCTATGTGGCCGATGACGGCAAGGAAATCGCGTTCGACTACACCGCCACGCTGGCGACCATCTCCCGCCTGAACGGCGAGGCGAAGGGCCATCGGGAGCGCGCCGAGGCGGCCGAGGGCAAGCTGAAGCTGTTCGAAGGGATCGAAGATCCCGAGGCGGCCCGCAAGGCGCTCGGCACCGTGGCCAACCTGGACGCCAAGAAGCTGATCGACGCCGGCGAGGCGGAGCGCGTCCGCACCGAGGCGATCAAGGCGGTGGAGGACAAATACCGCCCGATCGTGAAGGAGCGCGACGGCCTGCAGGCCGCGCTGGTGGACGAGAAGATCGGCGGCGCCTTCAGCCGCTCCAAGTTCATCGCCGACCGTCTGGCGATCCCCGGCGATCTGGCGCGCGCCGCCTTCGGCTCGGCTTTCGCCCTGGAGGACGGAAAGATCGTCGCCAAGGACCGCGCCGGCAATCGCATCTACAGCCGCGCCCGCCCCGGCGAGGTGGCCGATTTCGACGAGGCCCTGGAATCGCTGGTGGACGCCTACCCGCACCGGGACAGCATCCTGAAGGGCACCGGCGCGTCCGGCAGCGGCGCGGCGGGATCGGGCGGCACCGGTGGCGCGGGGCGGCGCACCATCACCCGGGCACAGTTCGACGCCCTGGAGCCGGCCGCGAAAATCTCGGCCGCCAAGGACTGCGCGATCGTCGATTGA